The following coding sequences lie in one Panicum virgatum strain AP13 chromosome 6N, P.virgatum_v5, whole genome shotgun sequence genomic window:
- the LOC120678709 gene encoding uncharacterized protein LOC120678709 — MRGSRPGGAAPASLARSSSCGFHAMIWPATANNPSRIGLSSVRAARRRLSRAGDRATGGVCYASQAVELLPALCPEIVVRDARLEDCWEVADTHCGSFFPGYKFPLDLVLRIDRYIALLSGFTVPPGCMRTCLVAVNSNSVNNTFDVDCGDAGDADFQKYNLSRGSIAGILTIDTVADYLPRRGSLKQRRTGIAYIANVAVRKEERRKGIAKMLVQEAEARARSWGCRSMALHCDVNNIAALRLYKKQGFKCIRVPEGARWPEPKIAEGVRYSFMMKLVPKT, encoded by the exons ATGCGAGGCTCCCGGCCGGGCGGGGCCGCTCCGGCGTCCTTGGCCCGGAGCTCCAGCTGCGGCTTCCACGCCATGATCTG GCCGGCGACAGCGAATAATCCGAGTCGGATCGGCCTCTCCTCCGTCCGAGCAGCCCGGCGGCGGCTGTCCCGCGCCGGCGACAGGGCCACGGGAG GAGTCTGCTACGCGAGCCAGGCGGTCGAGCTGCTGCCGGCCCTGTGCCCCGAGATCGTCGTCCGGGACGCGCGGCTCGAGGACTGCTGGGAAGTGGCCGACACCCACTGCGGCTCGTTCTTTCCCGGCTACAAGTTCCCGCTGGACCTCGTCCTGCGGATCGACCGTTACATTGCGCTGCTGTCCGGATTCACAGTCCCGCCCGGGTGCATGAGGACGTGCCTGGTCGCGGTCAATTCTAATTCTGTAAATAATACCTTCGACGTCGATTGTGGAGATGCTGGGGATGCCGATTTTCAGAAGTACAATCTCAGCAGAGGCTCCATAGCTGGCATCCTAACGATTGATACCGTGGCGGACTATCTTCCGAGGAGGGGATCCCTCAAGCAAAGAAG AACAGGTATTGCATATATAGCAAACGTCGCGGTGCGAAAGGAGGAACGGCGGAAAGGAATCGCTAAAATGTTGGTCCAAGAAGCAGAGGCACGGGCAAGGAGTTGGGGATGCCGGTCCATGGCATTGCACTGTGATGTAAACAACATAGCTGCCCTACGCCTGTACAAAAAACAAGGCTTCAAATGCATCCGTGTACCGGAAGGGGCTAGATGGCCCGAACCCAAGATAGCTGAAGGAGTGCGATACAGCTTCATGATGAAGCTAGTGCCCAAGACTTGA